In the Lysinibacillus sp. PLM2 genome, one interval contains:
- a CDS encoding hypothetical protein (frameshifted, insertion at around 3689258;~possible pseudo due to internal stop codon), which produces MNFKKIKMLGLTLGLGAMLAACGSESATPANEEETNTDTETTTESKEINLAYVEWDTEIASTHVVAEVLEGIGYDVTVTPLDNAIMWEAVASGEADAMVAGWLPGTHGAQYEQYKDSLVELGVNLEGAKIGLVVPSYMEANSIEDLTDEADMTITGIEAGAGVMSATENAIAEYENLADWELLPSSSGAMTVALDQAIKNEEEIIVTGWSPHWKFASYDLKYLEDPKGVFGGAETINTFARQGLEEDMPEAFKVLDAFQWESADIEEVMLAIHDGADPEEAAAKWVEENSDKVAEWTKDVE; this is translated from the coding sequence ATGAATTTTAAAAAAATTAAAATGTTAGGTTTAACATTAGGATTAGGAGCTATGCTTGCAGCTTGTGGTTCTGAAAGCGCAACGCCAGCTAATGAAGAAGAAACAAATACCGACACGGAAACAACAACAGAATCTAAAGAAATTAATTTAGCTTATGTTGAATGGGATACAGAAATTGCTTCTACACATGTAGTAGCAGAAGTGTTAGAAGGTATTGGCTATGATGTAACAGTCACACCACTAGATAACGCGATTATGTGGGAAGCAGTGGCATCTGGTGAAGCGGATGCAATGGTAGCTGGTTGGTTACCAGGTACACATGGTGCACAATATGAACAATATAAAGATAGTTTAGTAGAATTAGGTGTAAATCTTGAAGGTGCAAAAATCGGTTTAGTCGTACCGTCTTATATGGAAGCAAATTCAATTGAAGATTTAACAGATGAAGCAGATATGACTATTACAGGTATTGAAGCAGGTGCAGGTGTAATGTCTGCAACTGAAAATGCAATTGCCGAATATGAGAACCTAGCCGATTGGGAACTGTTGCCATCTTCTTCAGGTGCAATGACAGTTGCATTAGATCAAGCAATTAAAAACGAAGAAGAGATTATTGTAACAGGCTGGTCGCCACACTGGAAATTTGCGTCTTATGACTTGAAATATTTAGAAGATCCAAAAGGTGTATTTGGTGGGGCAGAAACGATTAATACATTTGCTCGTCAAGGATTAGAGGAAGACATGCCTGAAGCATTTAAAGTATTAGATGCATTCCAATGGGAAAGTGCTGATATTGAAGAAGTAATGTTAGCAATTCATGATGGGGCAGATCCAGAAGAAGCCGCAGCGAAATGGGTTGAAGAAAATTCAGATAAAGTAGCTGAATGGACAAAAGATGTAGAATAA
- a CDS encoding hypothetical protein (frameshifted, insertion at around 3689252;~possible pseudo due to internal stop codon), which produces MNQFLDNIPTIPVSDAVEYVMDILTDSLASLFDFVQKWGQNSMDSITDMLLAIPAIIFILIVAIIAFFASKKKFGLALFSIVGLYFIYNQGLWEELMNTITLVLFASVIAIIIGIPLGILMSKSSIAEAILKPVLDFMQTMPGFVYLIPAVAFFGIGVVPGVFASVIFALPPTVRFTNLGIKQVPKELVEAADSYGSTGRQKLFKVELPLAKSTIMAGVNQTVLLSLSMVVIASMIGAPGLGREVLSALQRAQVGNGFVAGLSLVILAIIIDRLTQSFNKKQG; this is translated from the coding sequence ATGAATCAGTTTCTTGATAATATTCCAACAATACCAGTATCAGATGCAGTGGAATATGTAATGGACATACTAACAGATTCATTAGCATCGTTATTTGACTTTGTTCAAAAATGGGGTCAAAATTCGATGGATTCAATAACGGATATGCTTTTAGCTATCCCGGCAATTATCTTTATCTTAATTGTAGCGATTATTGCCTTCTTCGCTAGTAAGAAAAAGTTCGGGCTAGCATTATTCTCGATCGTTGGATTGTACTTTATATACAATCAGGGATTATGGGAAGAGCTGATGAATACAATTACGCTCGTACTTTTTGCTAGTGTTATTGCCATTATTATTGGTATTCCATTAGGTATATTAATGTCCAAAAGCTCGATCGCTGAAGCAATCCTTAAACCAGTATTAGACTTTATGCAAACAATGCCAGGGTTTGTATATTTAATCCCAGCGGTTGCTTTCTTTGGAATCGGTGTAGTACCGGGGGTATTTGCATCAGTAATTTTTGCATTACCACCTACAGTTCGATTTACTAACCTAGGTATAAAACAAGTTCCGAAAGAATTGGTTGAAGCCGCAGACTCTTACGGAAGTACTGGTAGACAAAAACTATTTAAAGTTGAATTGCCTTTAGCTAAGTCAACAATTATGGCAGGGGTTAATCAAACGGTCCTTCTTTCATTATCAATGGTTGTTATTGCATCGATGATCGGTGCCCCAGGTTTAGGTAGAGAGGTTTTATCTGCTTTGCAACGAGCTCAAGTAGGTAATGGCTTTGTAGCAGGACTAAGTTTAGTAATATTAGCCATTATAATTGACCGTTTAACGCAAAGCTTTAATAAAAAACAAGGTTAG
- the proV gene encoding glycine/betaine ABC transporter ATP-binding protein: MEKIKIENVTKVFGKHINSALKLVQQNKSKTEILKQTGATIGVYNANFTVNEGEIFVIMGLSGSGKSTLVRLLNRLIEPTSGNIYIDGENISKMNKQQLIKVRREKMSMVFQNFGLFPQRTVLANTEFGLEVRGITKEERRSKAEKALDNAGLLEYKDQYPKQLSGGMQQRVGLARALANDPDILLMDEAFSALDPLIRKDMQDELLDLQQKMKKTIIFITHDLNEALRIGDRIALMKDGEIIQIGTGEDILTNPANDYVKTFLEDVDRSKVLTVENAMIRPISVNIEIDGPKVALQRMREEEVSVLLAVNKKREFQGYITADDALEASKQGEKGVVNFLRKDMPVVSPDMLIQDVLGIISDSPTPLAVVKDEKLVGVLIRGVVIETLAASHEEVTENESVS; encoded by the coding sequence ATGGAGAAAATAAAAATCGAAAATGTAACAAAAGTTTTCGGGAAACATATCAATAGTGCGTTAAAGCTCGTACAACAAAACAAAAGTAAGACAGAAATACTAAAGCAGACCGGCGCAACAATAGGTGTGTATAATGCGAATTTCACCGTCAACGAAGGGGAAATATTCGTTATTATGGGACTTTCAGGAAGTGGTAAGTCAACGTTAGTTCGTCTCCTTAATCGCCTCATTGAACCAACAAGTGGAAACATCTATATAGATGGTGAAAACATCTCCAAAATGAATAAACAGCAGCTTATAAAAGTTCGACGTGAAAAAATGAGCATGGTGTTTCAAAACTTTGGTTTATTCCCACAAAGAACAGTACTTGCCAACACAGAATTCGGATTAGAAGTGCGCGGTATTACTAAAGAAGAACGTAGATCGAAAGCAGAAAAGGCTTTAGACAACGCGGGGCTATTAGAATATAAAGATCAATATCCTAAACAACTATCGGGTGGGATGCAACAACGTGTTGGTCTTGCAAGGGCATTAGCGAACGACCCTGATATTTTACTAATGGATGAAGCTTTTTCTGCGCTCGATCCACTAATTCGAAAAGATATGCAAGATGAATTACTAGATTTACAACAAAAGATGAAAAAGACAATCATATTTATCACCCATGATTTAAATGAAGCATTGCGAATTGGCGATCGCATTGCATTGATGAAGGACGGAGAAATTATCCAAATTGGGACAGGAGAAGATATATTAACAAACCCTGCCAATGATTATGTAAAAACATTCTTAGAGGATGTAGACCGTTCAAAAGTGTTAACAGTTGAAAATGCGATGATTCGCCCAATTTCTGTAAACATTGAAATCGATGGTCCGAAAGTGGCATTACAAAGAATGAGAGAAGAAGAAGTTAGTGTATTGTTAGCTGTTAATAAGAAACGTGAATTCCAGGGTTATATTACTGCCGACGATGCATTAGAAGCTTCTAAACAAGGGGAGAAAGGTGTAGTCAATTTCTTAAGAAAGGACATGCCGGTTGTCTCACCAGATATGCTTATTCAGGATGTATTAGGAATCATCTCGGATTCTCCGACACCTCTTGCTGTTGTGAAAGACGAAAAGTTAGTTGGAGTGTTAATTAGAGGCGTTGTCATCGAGACCCTCGCGGCAAGTCACGAGGAGGTGACAGAGAATGAATCAGTTTCTTGA